Below is a window of Demequina muriae DNA.
CTCCGCGATGATGCGGTCGCGCTTGGCGCGGCGCACTCGCATCTGCTCGGGTACGTCGTCAGGAGTGGTGTTAGGCGCGTCAGTCACGCCCTCTAGGGTACCGGCGCGCCCGCTGCGGCCGATGCGCGGGCACCGGTCGACGCGTCAGCTCAGGTCGAGAGCAAGATCCAGGATGGGACTCGAGTGCGTGAGCGCGCCCACCGACATGAAGTCGACTCCGGTCTCGGCCACGTCGCGCGCGCCGCTCAGGCTGAGTCCGCCGGTGGCCTCGAGTCGCACTCGGCCCACCTCGGGCTCCCGCTCGCGCACGCCCCGGACCAGGTCGCGCATCTGCTCGAGGGACATGTTGTCCAGCATGAGGAATCGTGCGCCTGCATCGATGGCCTCGTGCGCCTGAACGGCGCTCTCCACCTCGACCTGGATGGGCACGTCCGGGGAGTAGGCGCGGATCGCGTGGATCGCTCCCGCCACGGACCCGGCCGCGACGATGTGGTTGTCCTTGACCATGGCGCAGTCGAACAGGCCGAACCGCTTGTTCGTGCCGCCGCCCGCCCGCACCGCGTACTTCTCCAGCTCGCGCAGGCCCGGCGTGGTCTTGCGGGTGTCGAGCACGCGCGCTCCCGTCCCGTCGAGCGCATCGGCCCAGCGACGAGTGTGGGTCGCGATGCCCGAGGCACGCGACAGGAAGTTCAGCATGGTGCGTTCGGCGATGAGCACCACCTGCCCTGCACCCGAGACGTCGGCGACGGGGGCGCCTGCGTCGAGACGGTCGCCGTCGGAGGCGCGCAGGTGCACGGTGGGAACGGGAAGGTTGAGGCGCTCGGCGACCTGGTGGAGCGTCTCGGCGATCACGGGGATGCCCGCGACCACGCCGGCCTCTCGCACCACGATCTGACCCGTCACCACCGTGGACGCAGGAATGGTCGCCAGCGTCGTGACGTCGCGGCCGGGCTCAGCGCCGAGGTCCTCATCCAGCGCCTCACCCACCGATGAGGCGAGCCATGAGGCGCGCAGCCGGCGGTCCTGCGGAAGGTCTTCAGGCATGATCACGCCCACCAGAGTACGACCGTTCGGCGCGCTCACGGACCATGCCCACTGCGGCTTCGACACGCCAAGAGTGGCCGATGTCACACGAGAGAGGTACCGTCTGACGGTGGGGCGTGGTCGATCGACGACGGCGCTGAGGGACTGCACGCGGTGGCGCGCGTCGGCTGCGGTCGGCGCGCCGCCGCGTGCAGGCGAGTGGGCCGAGCCGACCCTGCCGCGGGCGCCGCTAGCCGAGTTCGAGCGGCGCGCGCATCAGCGCCAGTTCTCCATCGGAGTCCAGGGTGGCGGCCAGCCGCACTCGCCAGTGCGCATCGTCCGCCTCGGGGAAGTCCTCGCGCAGGTGTCCACCACGTGTCTCCTCGCGCTCGAGGGCCACCGCGGTCAGCACCGATGCGACGGCCAGGATGTTGCTCGTCTCCCACTCCGCGGTCTGCGGCGTCGGGGTGCGCAGCGCATCGGCGCGGAACTTGGCCCTCAGGGAGGCCAGTCGCTCCGCCGCGCGCTCGAGCTTGGCGGCCACCCGCACGGGGCCCGCGCCTCGGTGCGCGGCCGATTGGATCTGCGGCCGAGCCGTCGCCGGCACCAGCGCGGCCGGGCCGGAGCGCTCCACGGGCTCACGCTGGCTCACCACCCCGTCCGCCACGGCGCTCGCCGCATCGGCCGCCGCGCGGGTGGCGAAGACCAGGCCTTCGAGCAGCGAGTTCGACGCGAGCCGGTTCGCGCCGTGCACGCCGGTGCACGCGGCCTCGCCGATCGCATAGAGGCCGGCCTGGGTGGAGCGGCCGCGCAGATCGGTGAGGATGCCTCCTGAGTGATAGTGCTGGGCGGGAGCCACCGGGATGAGGTCCCGCGCCATGTCGATGTTCCGCTCTTCGAGTCGCTCCCAGATGGTGGGGAACCGGTCCTTGAGGAACCCTTTGCCGAGGTGGCGGCAGTCAAGGAAGACGTTCTCGGAGCCCTCGTCCTCCATCATCGCGACGATGCCCTTGCTCACCACGTCGCGGGGAGCGAGCTCGGCCATGGGGTGACGGTCGACCATGAACCGCTCGCCGGTGGCGTTGAGCAGGTGTGCGCCCTCTCCCCGCACGGCCTCGGAGATCAGCGGCTGCTGACCGCGAGCCGCGGAGCCCTGCCACAGCACGGTCGGGTGGAACTGCACGAATTCGAGGTCCGCGATCGCGGCGCCTGCGCGCAGCGCCGCCGCGAGCCCGTCGCCGGTGGCAGAAGCGGGATTGGTGGAGGACAGAAAGACCTGGCCGATGCCACCCGTCGCAAGGATCACGGACTTGGCGAGCGCGGCGCCCACGCCGTCGCGAGAACCCTCGCCGATGATGTGCAGGGTGACGCCGCACACGGGCCCGGGCCTGCCGTCGCCATCCGGGGCTGAGGTGAGCAGGTCCACCACCATGGCGTGCTCGATCACCTCGATCCCGGGGTCGTTCTCCACCGCCGCGAGCTGGGCGATGAGCGCCCGAGAGATCTCGGCTCCCGTCGCGTCGCCGCCCGCGTGCGCGATCCGGTCGCGCATGTGGCCGCCCTCCCGCGTCAGGGTGATATCGCCGTCGGGGCCGGTGTCGAAGTTGGCGCCGCGCGTGACGAGCTCCCGCACGCGGTCAGGGCCCTCGGTGACGAGCGCCCGCACGGCCTGCTCCGAGCACAGCCCGGCACCGGCGACGAGGGTGTCCTGCAGGTGCTCGTCGGGGGTGTCCTCGGGGTCGAGCGCCGCGGCGATGCCGCCCTGGGCCCACACGGTCGAGCCGGAGCTCAGCTCCCCTTTGGTCACCACCAGCACGCGATCGACCTTGGCGCGCAGCTCCAGCGCGGCGGTGAGGCCTGCGATGCCGGAGCCCACCACGATCACG
It encodes the following:
- a CDS encoding L-aspartate oxidase; this encodes MSSFVRRLAAPQPGWTINADVIVVGSGIAGLTAALELRAKVDRVLVVTKGELSSGSTVWAQGGIAAALDPEDTPDEHLQDTLVAGAGLCSEQAVRALVTEGPDRVRELVTRGANFDTGPDGDITLTREGGHMRDRIAHAGGDATGAEISRALIAQLAAVENDPGIEVIEHAMVVDLLTSAPDGDGRPGPVCGVTLHIIGEGSRDGVGAALAKSVILATGGIGQVFLSSTNPASATGDGLAAALRAGAAIADLEFVQFHPTVLWQGSAARGQQPLISEAVRGEGAHLLNATGERFMVDRHPMAELAPRDVVSKGIVAMMEDEGSENVFLDCRHLGKGFLKDRFPTIWERLEERNIDMARDLIPVAPAQHYHSGGILTDLRGRSTQAGLYAIGEAACTGVHGANRLASNSLLEGLVFATRAAADAASAVADGVVSQREPVERSGPAALVPATARPQIQSAAHRGAGPVRVAAKLERAAERLASLRAKFRADALRTPTPQTAEWETSNILAVASVLTAVALEREETRGGHLREDFPEADDAHWRVRLAATLDSDGELALMRAPLELG
- the nadC gene encoding carboxylating nicotinate-nucleotide diphosphorylase, translating into MPEDLPQDRRLRASWLASSVGEALDEDLGAEPGRDVTTLATIPASTVVTGQIVVREAGVVAGIPVIAETLHQVAERLNLPVPTVHLRASDGDRLDAGAPVADVSGAGQVVLIAERTMLNFLSRASGIATHTRRWADALDGTGARVLDTRKTTPGLRELEKYAVRAGGGTNKRFGLFDCAMVKDNHIVAAGSVAGAIHAIRAYSPDVPIQVEVESAVQAHEAIDAGARFLMLDNMSLEQMRDLVRGVREREPEVGRVRLEATGGLSLSGARDVAETGVDFMSVGALTHSSPILDLALDLS